Below is a genomic region from Isosphaeraceae bacterium EP7.
ATCGACTTGATTGGCACGAAGTCGGTGTAGAGCTGGACCGGGACGAATTTGCCAAGCAACTCGATGACCTCCGGCTTGACGAAGACCTCCTGCTCCATCTGGCGGCAGTTGGCACAATTGACCCCGGTGAAGTCGATGAGGACCGGCTTGCCGCTGACCTTGGCCTGCTCCAGTGCGGCCTCGTAGCTCATGCCCCATGACACGCCGTGGAAGACCTTCTCCTGGGTGACGGCCACCTCGGGATCGGTGCTGGTGGCTGTGGCCGTGACCGCTTCCCCCGCAGGGCCGCCGGCGGCCAGGATCGGTCGGGCCCCCAGCTCTCCGGCATCGGCGGGTAGCAGGCCGACCAGCATGTACCAGAGCCGTCCCTTGGGCGGGTTGCCGAAGAGGGCCGGGCTGAAGTAGAGCGAGAGCGACAGGAAGACGACGCCCAGCACGATCCGACCGGGGCCAACCCCTTCGTCGCCGTAGTCATGGTCGGTCTTGAACAGGCCCAGCAGGTAGAGGCCGCAGACGGCCGACAGGACGATCCAGGCGGTCAGCACGACCGCCGCGTTGAAGAAGGCATCGGCCGGAACGACCGAGGCGACCTCCGCGGCATTCAGGAACTTTAGGGCTGCGCCGATCTCGACCAGGCCGCCGACGACCTTCACCGAGTTCATCCAGTTGCCGCTCTTGGGAACCTTCGAGAGCAGCCCGGGCGCCAGTGCCAGAATGAAGAACGGCAAAGCGATGACCGAGGCGAACGTTGCCAGGCCGATCACCGGGTAGAGCAGGCTACCTCGCGAGGCCATCACCAGCAGGCCGCCGACGACCGGGAACGTGCAGGTGAACGATGTGATCGTCAGCGTCAAGGCCATGAACATGACGCCGATCAGGCCACCCTTTCCTTCCCCTTTCGAGGTGGCGTTCACCAGGAAGTTGGGCAGACGAATCTCGAAGAGTCCCAGCAGGCTCAGTCCGAAGACGATGAACAGCGTCGCCACGCCCAGGTTCAGCCAGCGGTTATTCGCCAGGGCCGACAGCGACGAGGCCCCGAACGCGAACGCGAACAAGACCCCAACCAGTGTGAAGACGCCGATGATCGAGAAGCAGTAGGCGAATGCCAGGCCCACGGCGCTTTTGTGGTTCCGCTGGCTCTGCTTGACGAAGAAGTTGACGGTGATCGGGATCATCGGCCAGACGCAAGGCATGGCCAGCGCGAACAGCCCGCCCGCGGCGGCGAACAGCAGGAACGGCCCGAGGCCGCGCTCCAACTCGCGGTCGATGTCGGTCTGAAGTCGCGCGGGCTCGGCCTCGACCGTGGCGACTGCGGGCGTCTCAGCTTTAGGGGCCGAAGCCTCGGCGGATGCAATAACGGGCGATGCGGACGCGACAACGGCCGCGCTCTCGGCCTTCGGAGCGACTGCGGACGCGGCGGGCTGGGCCGGGGCGGGCGGCTCGAAGGCGAGGTGATTGTCGATAAAGCCGGCCGGGGCGACTCTCGGGACAGTCCCGGCGGCGAGGCCGCCAGGTTCGACCGTCAGGCCGGCGGGCTCCAGGGTCCACTGGCCGGGCCTGCTGCAGAACTTATCGGAGCAGACCTGGTAGTAGATCTGGCTGACGATGCTCTTCTTGCCGGGTTCGGTGCCGGCAGGGACCTTCAGCTTGACCGACCAGACGACCTCGCCCTCGTGGTACTCGACGAATGGCAGGCTGGGGAAGACGGCGAGCTTGTGCTTCTCGGGAGGCGATGACGGG
It encodes:
- a CDS encoding cytochrome c biogenesis protein CcdA, producing MHARPLRTMAAAAGLALCLASTLVVSAAQGEPAAAKPVKKDSPARARSKEVSFKTSIEPATARAGDTVTYKVSATINNGFHIFRQAKKQPGNGPVYTEFDLFDTAGLEVDGDWNPSSPPEKHKLAVFPSLPFVEYHEGEVVWSVKLKVPAGTEPGKKSIVSQIYYQVCSDKFCSRPGQWTLEPAGLTVEPGGLAAGTVPRVAPAGFIDNHLAFEPPAPAQPAASAVAPKAESAAVVASASPVIASAEASAPKAETPAVATVEAEPARLQTDIDRELERGLGPFLLFAAAGGLFALAMPCVWPMIPITVNFFVKQSQRNHKSAVGLAFAYCFSIIGVFTLVGVLFAFAFGASSLSALANNRWLNLGVATLFIVFGLSLLGLFEIRLPNFLVNATSKGEGKGGLIGVMFMALTLTITSFTCTFPVVGGLLVMASRGSLLYPVIGLATFASVIALPFFILALAPGLLSKVPKSGNWMNSVKVVGGLVEIGAALKFLNAAEVASVVPADAFFNAAVVLTAWIVLSAVCGLYLLGLFKTDHDYGDEGVGPGRIVLGVVFLSLSLYFSPALFGNPPKGRLWYMLVGLLPADAGELGARPILAAGGPAGEAVTATATSTDPEVAVTQEKVFHGVSWGMSYEAALEQAKVSGKPVLIDFTGVNCANCRQMEQEVFVKPEVIELLGKFVPVQLYTDFVPIKSISAEDRDKLGRQNLDREIDMTDKADNPQYVVIRPDGKAVSVLGGYVSPAEFVSFLKGSLEKATGGTAVASAGE